The Apium graveolens cultivar Ventura chromosome 11, ASM990537v1, whole genome shotgun sequence genome has a window encoding:
- the LOC141696952 gene encoding transcription factor GTE4-like isoform X2 codes for MATSEFQEKKRWGDLSKVYTRKKRNKRLKNCDTGEAEADTSSATPVNEAVSTETVTDITNNQERGGFEKGGDSVSLRLDLVDKDGDLARKNLLNVVSDEDQVQEGGDLTNKVREVVNGNTVINPVVVRVDDRVRINFAAANSRDEIWELRRKLLDELDQVRAMSKQLEAKQVELSGVYSNTATTVAAAAAYSLSQHSENNEKREFVKANPEVASVRNLKFKPFRAASLSGMENNGFASVRENDSLMGGSQLMRVNSELDSVVTVQEYRPFRQLNISVPENNNHSHGFIEYEKEKRTPKANRYYRNSDFLLAKDRLPPETNKKAKSSGRRKHGQLDYASSIDRFWNQAFKNCSNLLQRLMKHKHGWVFNEPVNARLLNLHDYHDIIKNPMDLGTIKSRLAHYLYKSPRDFAEDVRLTFRNAKTYNPVGHDVHIMADQLLAIFEERWAVIENKYNPEMIYDMSQYGGLPTPMSRKVVQTPRPVPILPARHLDRSEYMAEPVEFRPKPFVLPAARTPVPKKPKAKDLNKRNMTFDEKRKLSVNLESLPVEKLESVVLIIQKRNSVLKQQDDEIELDIDSFDAETLWELDRFVTNYKKSLSKYKRRAELAQARAQAQKSIHAPKLDPAYTVAAEESKTGENRVATKSLVQAEKQGDDVSSSSSSSSSDSDSSSSDSDSDSSSAQGSDGD; via the exons ATGGCTACGAGTGAATTTCAAGAAAAGAAAAGGTGGGGTGATTTGAGTAAGGTGTATACGCGGAAGAAACGTAATAAGCGTCTCAAGAATTGCGATACGGGTGAGGCTGAGGCTGATACTTCCTCTGCCACACCCGTAAACGAGGCGGTTTCTACTGAGACTGTTACTGATATTACTAATAATCAAGAGAGGGGTGGGTTTGAGAAGGGTGGTGATAGCGTGAGTTTGCGGTTGGACTTGGTTGATAAGGATGGTGATTTGGCGCGGAAGAATTTGTTGAATGTGGTGTCGGATGAGGATCAGGTGCAAGAGGGGGGTGATTTGACGAATAAGGTGCGGGAAGTGGTGAATGGGAATACGGTGATTAATCCTGTTGTAGTTAGGGTTGATGATCGGGTTAGGATTAATTTTGCAGCGGCTAATTCGAGAGATGAGATTTGGGAGTTAAGGAGGAAGttacttgatgagcttgatcaagTTAGGGCTATGTCTAAACAGCTTGAAGCTAAACAGGTTGAACTAAGTGGTGTTTATTCTAATACTGCTACTactgttgctgctgctgctgccTATAGTCTGTCTCAGCATTCGGAGAACAATGAGAAGAGGGAATTTGTTAAGGCAAATCCTGAGGTGGCTTCGGTGCGTAACCTTAAGTTTAAGCCTTTTCGTGCTGCAAGTCTGTCAGGAATGGAGAATAATGGTTTTGCTTCAGTAAGGGAGAATGACAGTTTGATGGGTGGAAGTCAGTTGATGAGAGTGAATTCTGAGTTGGATTCTGTTGTGACTGTTCAAGAATATAGGCCTTTCCGGCAATTAAATATATCTGTGCCGGAGAACAATAATCATAGTCACGGTTTCATTGAATATGAGAAAGAGAAAAGGACTCCAAAAGCTAATCGGTATTATCGGAACTCCGATTTTCTCCTTGCTAAGGATAGATTGCCTCCTGAAACGAACAAAAAAGCGAAATCCAGTGGTCGTAGAAAACATGGCCAACTGGACTATGCATCCAGTATAGATAGATTTTGGAATCAAGCTTTTAAGAATTGCAGCAATTTGCTCCAGAGGTTGATGAAGCACAAACATGGTTGGGTTTTTAATGAACCTGTCAATGCCAGGTTGCTTAATCTACATGATTATCATGATATTATCAAAAATCCAATGGATTTGGGGACTATTAAGAGTAGGCTAGCACACTACTTATACAAGTCCCCCAGGGATTTTGCTGAAGATGTAAGGCTCACCTTTCGTAATGCCAAGACATATAATCCCGTGGGGCATGATGTTCACATTATGGCGGACCAATTATTGGCAATTTTTGAAGAAAGATGGGCTGTTATAGAGAACAAGTATAATCCTGAGATGATCTATGACATGAGTCAATATGGTGGACTGCCAACTCCAATGTCAAGGAAGGTAGTCCAAACTCCTCGCCCCGTACCTATCTTACCAGCAAGGCATTTGGATAGATCCGAGTACATGGCAGAACCTGTTGAATTTAGACCAAAGCCATTTGTTCTTCCTGCCGCTAGGACCCCTGTTCCCAAGAAGCCTAAAGCGAAGGATCTGAATAAGAGGAACATGACGTTTGACGAGAAGAGGAAACTTAGCGTAAACCTTGAAAGCCTACCCGTGGAGAAGCTTGAAAGCGTTGTTCTAATAATTCAGAAGAGAAATTCTGTACTCAAACAACAGGATGATGAAATTGAATTAGATATTGACAGTTTTGATGCAGAAACGCTTTGGGAACTTGATAGGTTTGTTACAAATTACAAGAAGAGTTTGAGCAAGTACAAGAGAAGAGCCGAACTTGCTCAAGCAAGAGCACAGGCTCAAAAAAGTATTCATGCGCCT AAGCTAGACCCTGCCTATACAGTAGCGGCTGAAGAAAGTAAAACAG GTGAAAACAGAGTTGCTACCAAATCTCTCGTTCAAGCCGAAAAGCAAGGTGATGACGTCTCAAGTAGTTCTAGCAGCTCTTCTAGCGACTCTGATTCGTCATCAAGTG ATTCAGACAGTGATAGTTCTTCCGCTCAAGGTTCAGATGGAGACTGA
- the LOC141696952 gene encoding transcription factor GTE4-like isoform X1, which yields MATSEFQEKKRWGDLSKVYTRKKRNKRLKNCDTGEAEADTSSATPVNEAVSTETVTDITNNQERGGFEKGGDSVSLRLDLVDKDGDLARKNLLNVVSDEDQVQEGGDLTNKVREVVNGNTVINPVVVRVDDRVRINFAAANSRDEIWELRRKLLDELDQVRAMSKQLEAKQVELSGVYSNTATTVAAAAAYSLSQHSENNEKREFVKANPEVASVRNLKFKPFRAASLSGMENNGFASVRENDSLMGGSQLMRVNSELDSVVTVQEYRPFRQLNISVPENNNHSHGFIEYEKEKRTPKANRYYRNSDFLLAKDRLPPETNKKAKSSGRRKHGQLDYASSIDRFWNQAFKNCSNLLQRLMKHKHGWVFNEPVNARLLNLHDYHDIIKNPMDLGTIKSRLAHYLYKSPRDFAEDVRLTFRNAKTYNPVGHDVHIMADQLLAIFEERWAVIENKYNPEMIYDMSQYGGLPTPMSRKVVQTPRPVPILPARHLDRSEYMAEPVEFRPKPFVLPAARTPVPKKPKAKDLNKRNMTFDEKRKLSVNLESLPVEKLESVVLIIQKRNSVLKQQDDEIELDIDSFDAETLWELDRFVTNYKKSLSKYKRRAELAQARAQAQKSIHAPKLDPAYTVAAEESKTAGENRVATKSLVQAEKQGDDVSSSSSSSSSDSDSSSSDSDSDSSSAQGSDGD from the exons ATGGCTACGAGTGAATTTCAAGAAAAGAAAAGGTGGGGTGATTTGAGTAAGGTGTATACGCGGAAGAAACGTAATAAGCGTCTCAAGAATTGCGATACGGGTGAGGCTGAGGCTGATACTTCCTCTGCCACACCCGTAAACGAGGCGGTTTCTACTGAGACTGTTACTGATATTACTAATAATCAAGAGAGGGGTGGGTTTGAGAAGGGTGGTGATAGCGTGAGTTTGCGGTTGGACTTGGTTGATAAGGATGGTGATTTGGCGCGGAAGAATTTGTTGAATGTGGTGTCGGATGAGGATCAGGTGCAAGAGGGGGGTGATTTGACGAATAAGGTGCGGGAAGTGGTGAATGGGAATACGGTGATTAATCCTGTTGTAGTTAGGGTTGATGATCGGGTTAGGATTAATTTTGCAGCGGCTAATTCGAGAGATGAGATTTGGGAGTTAAGGAGGAAGttacttgatgagcttgatcaagTTAGGGCTATGTCTAAACAGCTTGAAGCTAAACAGGTTGAACTAAGTGGTGTTTATTCTAATACTGCTACTactgttgctgctgctgctgccTATAGTCTGTCTCAGCATTCGGAGAACAATGAGAAGAGGGAATTTGTTAAGGCAAATCCTGAGGTGGCTTCGGTGCGTAACCTTAAGTTTAAGCCTTTTCGTGCTGCAAGTCTGTCAGGAATGGAGAATAATGGTTTTGCTTCAGTAAGGGAGAATGACAGTTTGATGGGTGGAAGTCAGTTGATGAGAGTGAATTCTGAGTTGGATTCTGTTGTGACTGTTCAAGAATATAGGCCTTTCCGGCAATTAAATATATCTGTGCCGGAGAACAATAATCATAGTCACGGTTTCATTGAATATGAGAAAGAGAAAAGGACTCCAAAAGCTAATCGGTATTATCGGAACTCCGATTTTCTCCTTGCTAAGGATAGATTGCCTCCTGAAACGAACAAAAAAGCGAAATCCAGTGGTCGTAGAAAACATGGCCAACTGGACTATGCATCCAGTATAGATAGATTTTGGAATCAAGCTTTTAAGAATTGCAGCAATTTGCTCCAGAGGTTGATGAAGCACAAACATGGTTGGGTTTTTAATGAACCTGTCAATGCCAGGTTGCTTAATCTACATGATTATCATGATATTATCAAAAATCCAATGGATTTGGGGACTATTAAGAGTAGGCTAGCACACTACTTATACAAGTCCCCCAGGGATTTTGCTGAAGATGTAAGGCTCACCTTTCGTAATGCCAAGACATATAATCCCGTGGGGCATGATGTTCACATTATGGCGGACCAATTATTGGCAATTTTTGAAGAAAGATGGGCTGTTATAGAGAACAAGTATAATCCTGAGATGATCTATGACATGAGTCAATATGGTGGACTGCCAACTCCAATGTCAAGGAAGGTAGTCCAAACTCCTCGCCCCGTACCTATCTTACCAGCAAGGCATTTGGATAGATCCGAGTACATGGCAGAACCTGTTGAATTTAGACCAAAGCCATTTGTTCTTCCTGCCGCTAGGACCCCTGTTCCCAAGAAGCCTAAAGCGAAGGATCTGAATAAGAGGAACATGACGTTTGACGAGAAGAGGAAACTTAGCGTAAACCTTGAAAGCCTACCCGTGGAGAAGCTTGAAAGCGTTGTTCTAATAATTCAGAAGAGAAATTCTGTACTCAAACAACAGGATGATGAAATTGAATTAGATATTGACAGTTTTGATGCAGAAACGCTTTGGGAACTTGATAGGTTTGTTACAAATTACAAGAAGAGTTTGAGCAAGTACAAGAGAAGAGCCGAACTTGCTCAAGCAAGAGCACAGGCTCAAAAAAGTATTCATGCGCCT AAGCTAGACCCTGCCTATACAGTAGCGGCTGAAGAAAGTAAAACAG CAGGTGAAAACAGAGTTGCTACCAAATCTCTCGTTCAAGCCGAAAAGCAAGGTGATGACGTCTCAAGTAGTTCTAGCAGCTCTTCTAGCGACTCTGATTCGTCATCAAGTG ATTCAGACAGTGATAGTTCTTCCGCTCAAGGTTCAGATGGAGACTGA
- the LOC141697697 gene encoding malate dehydrogenase, mitochondrial-like, which translates to MLRSAIQLSLRRGRSSSASQLNARNFSSKPHRKVAVLGAAGGIGQPLSLLMKLNPLVSQLSLYDIAGTPGVAADVSHINTRSQVMGYVGEDQLGTALEGCDIVIIPAGVPRKPGMTRDDLFNINAGIVKGLCTAIAKYCPNALVNMISNPVNSTVPIASEVFKKAGSYDERRLFGVTTLDVVRAKTFYAGKANVNVAEVNVPVVGGHAGVTILPLFSQATPQANNLSDEVLTALTKRTQDGGTEVVEAKAGKGSATLSMAYAGALFADACLKGLNGVPDVVECSFVQSSITELPFFASKVRLGKNGVEEVLGLGALSDYEKQGLEALLPELKSSIEKGVKFANQS; encoded by the exons ATGTTGAGATCTGCAATACAACTATCTCTAAGGAGAGGAAGAAGCTCCTCAGCTTCACAACTCAATGCCCGTAACTTCTCGTCCAAACCGCATCGTAAAGTAGCCGTCTTGGGTGCTGCCGGCGGTATCGGTCAGCCGCTTTCGCTTCTTATGAAACTGAACCCTCTCGTTTCTCAACTCTCTCTTTACGATATTGCCGGAACTCCTGGTGTCGCCGCCGATGTCAGCCACATCAACACCAGATCCCAG GTTATGGGTTACGTGGGTGAAGACCAGCTAGGTACGGCACTAGAGGGATGTGATATTGTTATCATTCCTGCTGGTGTCCCGAGAAAGCCTGGAATGACTCGTGATGATCTCTTTAACATCAATGCTGGTATTGTCAAAGGGTTATGCACTGCGATTGCTAAGTATTGTCCTAAT GCTCTTGTCAATATGATAAGTAACCCTGTTAATTCCACTGTCCCTATTGCTTCCGAAGTGTTTAAGAAAGCCGGTTCTTATGATGAGAGGAGACTTTTCGGGGTGACTACACTTGATGTAGTCAGGGCTAAGACTTTTTATGCCGGAAAAGCCAATGTTAATGTTGCAG AGGTCAACGTGCCAGTTGTTGGTGGTCATGCGGGAGTAACTATTCTCCCATTATTTTCACAG GCTACACCACAAGCAAACAATTTGTCTGATGAAGTACTTACAGCTCTGACGAAACGTACACAAGATGGCGGGACAGAAGTTGTGGAAGCTAAGGCTGGAAAGGGTTCAGCTACACTCTCTATGGC TTATGCTGGAGCTTTATTTGCTGACGCATGTTTGAAAGGACTTAATGGAGTTCCAGACGTTGTTGAATGTTCATTTGTGCAGTCAAGCATAACTGAACTACCATTTTTTGCATCTAAG GTGAGGCTCGGAAAGAATGGTGTGGAGGAAGTCCTTGGGTTAGGTGCACTTTCAGACTATGAAAAGCAAGGACTAGAAGCTCTTTTGCCCGAGCTTAAAAGTTCTATTGAGAAGGGCGTTAAGTTTGCCAATCAGAGTTAA